One Phycisphaerae bacterium RAS2 DNA window includes the following coding sequences:
- the carA gene encoding Carbamoyl-phosphate synthase small chain — MNRPNCYLGLEDGTVFAGRSFGAAGTAAGEVVFNTAMSGYQEILTDPSYCGQIVTMTAPQIGNYGVNLDDLESRGQFLSGFVVKELSRVYSNQRATGDLDAFLKSANIIGLTGIDTRALTKRLRERGALRGVITTEISDPADLVRRAKEIPLMAGQNLVRRVMPDGETVWSPENGHTADLRVVALDCGIKHNILRSLTGAGCTVHVVPPTTSAEAILERKPHGILAGNGPGDPETVTEAIDNLKKLIGKQPIFGICLGHQLLSLALGAKTYKLKFGHHGANHPVLNHDTGRVEITSQNHGFAVDVPSLEAIGGRVTHTNLYDKSLEGFAHDDLRVFAVQYHPEAAPGPHDSQYLFDQFMAMLRT, encoded by the coding sequence ATGAATCGACCAAACTGCTATCTCGGACTGGAAGACGGCACCGTTTTCGCCGGGCGATCGTTCGGCGCGGCGGGCACGGCCGCTGGCGAGGTCGTCTTCAATACGGCCATGTCGGGCTACCAGGAGATTCTGACTGATCCGTCGTATTGCGGGCAGATTGTGACGATGACCGCGCCGCAGATCGGCAACTACGGCGTGAATCTGGACGATCTCGAATCGCGCGGGCAATTCCTGTCGGGCTTTGTCGTGAAGGAGCTCTCGCGGGTCTACAGCAACCAGCGCGCGACGGGCGATCTCGACGCGTTTCTCAAAAGTGCGAACATCATCGGTCTGACCGGCATCGACACGCGCGCGCTGACCAAGCGCCTGCGCGAGCGTGGCGCGCTCCGCGGCGTCATCACGACGGAAATCTCCGACCCGGCTGACCTCGTTCGCCGCGCCAAGGAGATTCCATTGATGGCCGGGCAGAATCTCGTGCGCCGCGTGATGCCCGACGGCGAGACGGTGTGGTCGCCGGAGAACGGACACACGGCAGACCTGCGCGTCGTGGCGCTGGACTGCGGCATCAAGCACAACATCCTGCGGAGCCTGACCGGGGCGGGTTGTACGGTGCATGTCGTGCCGCCGACCACCAGCGCCGAGGCGATACTCGAACGAAAACCGCACGGCATCCTCGCGGGCAACGGGCCGGGCGACCCGGAAACGGTCACCGAGGCGATTGATAATCTCAAGAAACTCATCGGCAAGCAGCCGATCTTCGGCATTTGTCTTGGCCATCAACTGCTAAGCCTCGCACTGGGGGCCAAGACGTACAAACTCAAGTTCGGCCATCATGGCGCCAATCACCCCGTGCTGAACCACGACACCGGCCGCGTCGAGATCACCAGCCAGAATCACGGGTTCGCGGTGGATGTGCCGAGCCTCGAGGCCATCGGCGGCCGCGTGACGCACACGAACTTGTACGACAAGAGCCTGGAAGGTTTCGCGCACGACGACCTGCGCGTCTTCGCCGTGCAGTATCACCCCGAAGCCGCCCCCGGTCCGCACGATTCGCAGTATCTGTTCGATCAGTTCATGGCGATGCTGCGGACGTGA
- the carB gene encoding Carbamoyl-phosphate synthase large chain, whose product MPKREDIKTIMLIGSGPIVIGQGCEFDYSGTQACKALRAEGYRVVLINSNPATIMTDPEFADRTYIEPITPAFVDKILAAEAARGQPVDALLPTLGGQTGLNCAMECHELGILEKHGVELIGASPAAITMAEDRTAFKQAMIRIGLDVPKSDTAHNMDEAREVLQRVGLPCCIRPAYTLGGEGGGFCRTMEEFETIAARGIKASRISEVLIEESLYGWKEYELEVIRDRKDNVVIICSIENIDPMGVHTGDSITVAPAQTLTDREYQKMRDAAQAIMREIGVDTGGSNVQFAVDPKTGRQCVIEMNPRVSRSSALASKATGYPIAKVAAKLAVGYTLDEIPNDITRNTPASFEPVIDYCVVKIPRWTFEKFPEADETLTTQMKSVGEAMAIGRTFKEAFQKCVRSMEIQRPGYGLDRNDRWLAAAHKRHAGGEAGAYRSMSRRAEADSSAAPTNGNGNAAATEVVMVGGSRLGEAPPDVDESTATSWPIDARALRDKLEKPCQGRPYYIRYAFKMGWTVEQVHELTRIDRWFLDQWRELVEFEEEILSHADQVRAAAQHGGVGIGAEFLRRGRMLGYSGAQLAQALQMPALMTPRDLHRAAEDGSCFKLVDTCAAEFEAATPYYYSTHEEPLLCVQDGRVVSGVEGELKIAPQPHVVVLGGGPNRIGQGIEFDYCCVHAAMEGKRLGYRTVMVNSNPETVSTDYDTSDVLFFEPLTLEDVTRVLRAIAAQGQIRGVIVQFGGQTPLNLAEGLKRAGAPIIGTPPESIHMAEDRDEFQKILNELGLLQPANGIARNADEAQRIAAKIGYPVLIRPSYVLGGRAMELCNNEDDLIRYVHRAFEATDRANPVHTGSSPATSGGNPVLIDKFLLDATEIDVDAVADFRTPNDPNGDCVVCGIMEHIEQAGIHSGDSSCAIPPHSLSGELIREIERQAQLLARRLGVCGLMNVQFAIAQGKVYVLEVNPRASRTVPFVSKATGVPWAKIATAVMLGGNLRDLLWERGVGRRVRPVMTSIKAPVFPFNKFPGVDAVLGPEMRSTGEVMGIDDSFGLAFAKAAIATRLSLPTSGNALVSVNDPDKPRIVPIARELIELGFKLFATVGTHAVLKEAGIHSVVVSKRAGAPEGFLLDIINHGVMDLLINTPVHYGAAWEEGRWRAAAVARNLPLITTISGAQAAVAAIRAMKGMGPKEALRVRALQDYAAGIR is encoded by the coding sequence ATGCCCAAGCGGGAAGATATTAAGACGATCATGTTGATCGGCTCCGGGCCGATTGTGATTGGGCAGGGGTGCGAGTTCGATTACTCCGGCACGCAGGCATGCAAGGCACTGCGGGCCGAAGGCTACCGTGTCGTGCTTATCAACTCCAACCCGGCGACGATCATGACCGATCCGGAGTTCGCAGACCGCACCTACATCGAGCCGATCACGCCGGCGTTCGTGGACAAGATTCTCGCGGCCGAGGCGGCGCGCGGGCAGCCGGTCGATGCGCTGCTCCCCACCCTCGGCGGACAGACCGGCCTGAACTGCGCCATGGAGTGCCACGAACTCGGCATTCTTGAGAAACACGGCGTCGAGCTGATCGGCGCATCCCCCGCGGCCATCACCATGGCCGAGGACCGCACGGCCTTCAAACAAGCGATGATCCGCATCGGGCTGGATGTGCCCAAGAGCGACACGGCGCACAACATGGACGAGGCGCGCGAAGTGCTGCAGCGAGTCGGCCTGCCCTGTTGCATTCGCCCGGCCTACACGCTCGGCGGCGAGGGCGGCGGGTTCTGTCGCACGATGGAGGAGTTCGAGACCATCGCGGCGCGCGGCATCAAGGCATCGCGTATCAGCGAAGTGCTCATTGAAGAATCGCTGTACGGCTGGAAGGAATACGAGCTGGAGGTCATCCGCGACCGCAAGGACAACGTGGTGATTATCTGCTCGATTGAGAACATCGACCCGATGGGAGTACACACGGGTGATTCGATCACCGTCGCCCCGGCGCAGACACTGACCGATCGCGAGTACCAGAAGATGCGCGACGCGGCGCAGGCGATCATGCGCGAGATCGGCGTTGACACCGGCGGCAGCAACGTGCAATTCGCCGTCGATCCGAAGACCGGCCGCCAATGCGTGATTGAGATGAATCCGCGCGTGTCGCGCTCATCGGCGCTGGCCAGCAAGGCGACCGGCTACCCGATTGCGAAGGTGGCGGCGAAGCTTGCAGTGGGCTACACGCTCGACGAGATTCCAAACGACATCACGCGCAACACGCCGGCAAGCTTCGAGCCGGTGATTGATTATTGCGTGGTAAAGATTCCGCGCTGGACGTTTGAGAAGTTTCCCGAGGCCGACGAAACGCTAACGACCCAGATGAAGAGCGTCGGCGAGGCGATGGCCATCGGCCGCACGTTCAAAGAGGCGTTCCAGAAATGCGTCCGCAGCATGGAGATTCAGCGGCCGGGCTACGGACTGGATCGCAACGACCGGTGGCTGGCCGCGGCGCACAAGCGACACGCCGGCGGCGAGGCGGGCGCGTATCGCTCGATGAGCCGGCGCGCGGAAGCGGATTCGTCGGCCGCGCCGACGAACGGCAACGGCAATGCCGCCGCGACCGAAGTGGTGATGGTCGGCGGCAGTCGTCTGGGCGAGGCGCCGCCGGATGTGGACGAATCGACGGCGACAAGCTGGCCGATCGATGCCCGGGCATTGCGGGACAAGCTGGAAAAGCCGTGCCAGGGTCGGCCGTATTACATTCGCTATGCGTTCAAGATGGGCTGGACGGTGGAGCAGGTTCACGAGCTGACGCGAATTGATCGGTGGTTTCTCGATCAGTGGCGCGAGCTGGTGGAGTTCGAAGAGGAGATTCTGTCGCATGCCGATCAGGTTCGCGCGGCGGCGCAGCACGGCGGCGTGGGGATCGGTGCGGAGTTTCTTCGTCGCGGGCGAATGCTGGGGTACAGCGGTGCGCAGCTGGCGCAGGCGCTGCAGATGCCGGCGCTGATGACGCCGCGCGATCTGCATCGTGCCGCGGAGGATGGGAGCTGTTTCAAGCTGGTCGATACTTGCGCGGCGGAATTCGAGGCGGCCACGCCGTATTACTATTCGACGCACGAAGAGCCGCTGCTGTGCGTGCAGGACGGTCGCGTGGTGAGTGGGGTGGAAGGCGAGTTGAAGATCGCGCCGCAGCCGCACGTCGTGGTGCTGGGCGGCGGCCCGAACCGCATCGGCCAGGGGATCGAGTTTGACTATTGCTGCGTGCATGCGGCGATGGAAGGCAAGCGGCTGGGCTATCGCACGGTCATGGTGAACAGCAACCCGGAGACTGTGAGCACCGACTACGACACGTCGGACGTGCTGTTTTTCGAGCCGTTGACGCTGGAAGACGTAACGCGCGTCTTGCGGGCGATTGCGGCGCAGGGGCAGATTCGCGGTGTGATTGTGCAGTTCGGGGGGCAAACGCCGCTGAATCTCGCCGAGGGGTTGAAACGCGCCGGCGCGCCGATCATCGGCACTCCGCCCGAGTCGATTCACATGGCGGAAGACCGCGACGAGTTTCAAAAAATCCTGAACGAGCTTGGCTTGTTGCAGCCGGCCAACGGCATCGCGCGGAATGCCGACGAGGCGCAGCGCATCGCGGCGAAGATCGGCTATCCCGTGTTAATCCGTCCGAGCTACGTGCTGGGCGGCCGGGCGATGGAACTTTGCAACAACGAAGACGACTTGATTCGTTATGTGCATCGCGCGTTCGAGGCGACCGACCGGGCGAACCCCGTGCACACGGGAAGCTCACCCGCAACGTCCGGCGGAAACCCGGTGCTCATCGACAAGTTTTTGCTTGATGCCACCGAAATCGACGTCGATGCCGTCGCCGATTTCCGCACGCCCAACGACCCCAACGGCGACTGCGTTGTCTGCGGCATCATGGAGCACATTGAACAGGCCGGCATCCACAGCGGCGACAGCTCCTGCGCCATCCCGCCGCACTCGCTTTCAGGGGAGTTGATTCGCGAGATCGAGCGCCAAGCGCAACTGCTCGCCAGGCGACTCGGCGTCTGCGGCCTGATGAACGTGCAGTTCGCCATCGCGCAAGGCAAGGTCTATGTGCTCGAAGTGAACCCCCGCGCCTCGCGCACCGTGCCGTTCGTCAGCAAGGCGACCGGCGTGCCGTGGGCTAAGATCGCGACCGCGGTCATGCTCGGAGGCAATCTGCGCGATTTGTTGTGGGAGCGCGGTGTGGGGCGGCGCGTGCGCCCGGTGATGACGTCGATCAAGGCGCCGGTGTTTCCGTTCAACAAGTTTCCCGGGGTCGATGCGGTGCTGGGGCCGGAGATGCGCAGCACCGGCGAGGTGATGGGCATTGATGATTCGTTCGGGCTGGCTTTCGCGAAAGCGGCGATTGCCACGCGGTTGTCGCTGCCGACTTCCGGCAACGCGCTGGTGAGCGTGAACGATCCGGACAAACCGCGCATCGTGCCGATCGCACGGGAGCTGATCGAACTGGGCTTCAAGTTGTTTGCGACGGTCGGCACGCATGCCGTGCTGAAGGAAGCGGGCATTCACAGCGTCGTCGTGTCGAAGCGAGCCGGCGCGCCGGAGGGCTTCCTGCTCGACATCATCAATCACGGCGTGATGGACCTGTTGATTAACACGCCTGTCCATTATGGCGCGGCGTGGGAAGAGGGCCGCTGGCGTGCCGCTGCCGTGGCGCGAAACCTTCCGCTCATCACGACCATCTCCGGCGCGCAGGCAGCCGTTGCGGCAATTCGTGCGATGAAGGGGATGGGACCGAAAGAGGCGCTTCGCGTGCGAGCGCTGCAGGACTACGCGGCGGGGATACGGTAG
- a CDS encoding Cortical protein marker for cell polarity, with product MAGRKVSGAECSKLIAFLFSFLVAASFALEVRAQSEPTFQIANTYPGAGYPHLVATHLAVEEGNGTVLYIGGRFTYVGNIASRGIAKWDGRAWSGLGGGVGAWYVGGKVNAIAAYRGKIIAGGSFQDPDNPDMRNIAAWDGHVWSPLGSAGAMTIGGIRALCVVGDSLYASGSFTVNDTVYRLGKWDGLSWSIVEPNPNGQIECMTEHRGKLIVGGFFNTIGGTAFNRVAAFDGNSWSTLGSGFTNFVRDLVVYKDQLVVSGRLEGATTPTGTIAATWTGDSWAAIGISNNPYTEGSCMSVVDDQLYVFGSFPGLVAFGSNFAARWDGDSWMAISETGQNDQNITGIARIGERLIATRSANVTTPSGQQTNLTELVNGKWNAILNGMQSGPVAVFSTQGRLLGSFSKRLIPGGPIFYQLHECIGGEWKPFSVDLFDNKIIAVEMIDGDLFVGGQFKNVAGRAASNLAKWNGVGWSNAGAGLCHPTATGDLVNAIRKYQGRLVVGGVFSAGEVRGTTVVAQWDGTQWQPLAEGLVKISSGVRSLRVRGDRLIVGGSFRHPVDPRIMNIGTWDGVNWSSLDEGLPTTVVGIVEFRGELIAAISQNLVENTSVVQWTGTQWRAFGNTKVSSTLQSIEATDDYVLIRGNSSLYLSQHDRLDPYIDARVLAYSDGASWKPLGQGILNLDLPTYITPSSFAAHENVFWIAGNFHTTGEVVSPFIVKWGPP from the coding sequence ATGGCTGGTCGAAAAGTTTCGGGGGCCGAATGTAGCAAGCTGATCGCGTTTTTATTCTCGTTTCTCGTCGCGGCATCCTTCGCGCTGGAGGTGCGCGCACAAAGCGAGCCGACGTTTCAGATTGCCAATACCTATCCCGGCGCTGGATATCCACATCTCGTTGCAACTCATTTGGCGGTTGAGGAGGGCAACGGCACGGTTCTCTACATCGGTGGTCGATTCACCTACGTTGGAAACATCGCCTCTCGTGGAATCGCCAAATGGGACGGCCGTGCCTGGAGCGGCCTCGGCGGCGGCGTTGGCGCTTGGTACGTGGGAGGAAAGGTGAACGCCATAGCCGCCTATCGCGGCAAGATCATTGCAGGAGGATCATTCCAAGATCCGGACAATCCGGACATGCGCAACATCGCCGCATGGGACGGCCATGTTTGGAGTCCGCTCGGATCAGCGGGCGCTATGACCATTGGGGGGATTCGAGCGCTCTGCGTAGTCGGAGATTCACTCTATGCTTCCGGTAGCTTTACGGTCAACGACACGGTTTATCGACTTGGCAAATGGGACGGTCTGTCTTGGAGTATTGTTGAGCCCAATCCCAACGGGCAAATTGAGTGCATGACCGAGCACAGAGGAAAACTCATCGTCGGGGGATTCTTTAATACGATTGGCGGCACAGCGTTTAATCGCGTTGCTGCTTTTGACGGAAACTCGTGGTCGACGCTGGGCAGCGGTTTTACCAATTTCGTTAGGGACTTGGTTGTATACAAGGATCAACTTGTCGTAAGCGGTCGCCTTGAGGGAGCAACAACACCCACTGGAACCATTGCCGCAACGTGGACTGGCGATTCATGGGCTGCGATAGGGATCTCAAACAACCCATATACAGAAGGATCATGCATGAGCGTGGTTGATGATCAACTTTATGTTTTCGGAAGTTTCCCCGGGCTGGTTGCCTTTGGCAGCAACTTTGCCGCCCGATGGGACGGAGACTCTTGGATGGCGATTTCTGAAACCGGCCAAAATGATCAAAACATTACTGGAATAGCCAGAATCGGTGAACGGTTGATTGCAACTCGAAGTGCCAACGTCACAACACCCTCCGGGCAACAAACGAATCTCACGGAACTCGTAAACGGCAAATGGAATGCCATCCTAAATGGCATGCAATCAGGTCCTGTTGCCGTATTCTCCACACAAGGCCGACTCCTTGGCTCTTTCTCCAAACGCCTCATCCCAGGCGGGCCGATTTTCTACCAATTGCACGAGTGCATCGGCGGGGAATGGAAGCCCTTTTCCGTCGACTTGTTCGATAACAAGATCATCGCCGTTGAAATGATCGACGGTGATCTCTTCGTCGGTGGACAATTCAAAAACGTCGCGGGTCGTGCAGCTAGCAACCTCGCCAAATGGAACGGAGTCGGCTGGAGCAACGCCGGCGCGGGCCTGTGTCATCCCACGGCAACGGGCGACCTCGTCAATGCGATCAGGAAATATCAAGGCAGGCTCGTTGTGGGAGGCGTTTTTAGCGCCGGAGAAGTGCGCGGTACGACCGTCGTGGCTCAATGGGACGGCACACAATGGCAACCGCTCGCCGAGGGACTCGTTAAGATTTCAAGCGGAGTCCGGTCTCTTCGCGTTCGCGGCGACCGACTAATCGTAGGCGGTTCGTTTCGACACCCAGTCGATCCTCGAATTATGAACATTGGCACGTGGGACGGTGTCAATTGGAGTTCACTGGATGAAGGTCTGCCCACGACTGTTGTTGGAATCGTCGAGTTTCGCGGAGAACTGATTGCAGCGATATCCCAAAATCTGGTCGAGAATACATCGGTCGTTCAGTGGACCGGCACGCAGTGGCGTGCCTTTGGAAACACCAAGGTGAGTAGCACACTTCAGTCGATTGAAGCGACTGATGACTATGTTCTCATTCGCGGCAATTCCAGTCTATATCTTTCACAGCATGACCGATTGGACCCGTACATCGACGCCCGGGTGCTCGCCTATTCAGACGGCGCATCCTGGAAGCCGCTGGGGCAAGGGATCCTGAATCTGGATTTGCCAACCTATATCACCCCTTCTTCTTTCGCAGCACATGAAAACGTTTTCTGGATTGCGGGCAACTTCCATACCACGGGTGAGGTCGTTTCGCCATTCATCGTAAAATGGGGGCCGCCGTAG
- the pgdA_2 gene encoding Peptidoglycan deacetylase — protein sequence MIDANTQREPTTPSGARCFVHALTIDVEDYHNVIARDWLGRDGPPTDAVVRNTDRLLQHFADHGVRATMFVLGEVAETFPDLVRRMAGAGHEIGVHGYYHRQVFKLTPESFRAEVEPARKRLQDLTGQPVAGHRAPAFSIMPSTQWALEVLADAGFEYDSSIFPIRGRRYGWPGFRHDIHRMTLPSGRTIIEAPLSTVAVLGRAMPVCGGGYLRHFPAAVTHWAMRRVGRLRPAILYTHPYEIELPLPPLDTRHLAPDAARRTRRFHWLQRRNRHTVERKIIGLLKRFPFAPLGEVIQRAIVRHASGALVAPGAACDNSAMNPSAAAPTRTVAQSLAEQVP from the coding sequence ATGATCGACGCAAACACCCAGCGCGAACCGACCACGCCATCCGGCGCACGCTGCTTCGTCCACGCGCTGACGATCGACGTGGAGGACTATCACAATGTCATTGCGCGGGACTGGCTCGGCCGCGACGGGCCGCCGACGGACGCGGTGGTTCGCAACACCGATCGATTGCTTCAGCATTTCGCGGATCACGGCGTGCGCGCGACGATGTTTGTACTGGGCGAAGTAGCCGAGACGTTTCCCGACCTGGTGCGGCGCATGGCCGGCGCGGGGCACGAGATCGGCGTGCACGGATACTATCACCGGCAGGTGTTCAAACTGACGCCGGAGAGTTTTCGCGCGGAGGTCGAGCCGGCGCGGAAGCGGTTGCAGGACCTCACCGGGCAGCCGGTGGCAGGGCATCGTGCGCCGGCCTTCTCAATCATGCCTTCGACGCAATGGGCGCTGGAGGTGCTGGCGGACGCCGGCTTTGAATACGACAGCAGTATCTTTCCGATCCGCGGGCGACGGTACGGCTGGCCGGGCTTTCGGCATGACATTCATCGCATGACGCTGCCGTCAGGCCGGACGATCATCGAAGCGCCGCTCTCAACCGTCGCGGTTCTGGGCCGCGCGATGCCGGTCTGCGGTGGCGGCTACCTGCGACACTTTCCCGCCGCGGTCACGCACTGGGCGATGCGCCGCGTCGGTCGCCTGCGCCCGGCGATTCTCTATACCCATCCATACGAAATCGAGCTGCCATTGCCGCCGCTGGACACGCGTCATCTCGCGCCCGATGCCGCTCGACGCACACGCCGCTTTCACTGGCTTCAGCGCCGCAACCGCCATACCGTCGAACGGAAGATCATCGGCCTGCTAAAGCGATTCCCGTTTGCGCCGCTGGGCGAGGTTATCCAGCGCGCGATTGTTCGCCATGCATCCGGCGCGCTTGTCGCGCCTGGCGCGGCGTGCGACAATTCGGCCATGAATCCGTCGGCGGCCGCCCCCACGCGCACCGTGGCTCAATCCCTTGCGGAGCAAGTCCCGTGA